AGCTTTCGGTTCTGATTCTTAAACAGGAAGCAAGAAAAATTCGTGAGGAAAAGGGTGCGGATGAATGATGGAAAATGTATTAATTGGTGTAGATATCGGTGGAACAACCATAAAAATTGGCTTTCTTACGGAAGACGGACTGATCTTAAACAAATATGAAATACCCACAAATAAAAATAATGAAGGTATGCAAATAATACCCGATTTGGCACAATCAATTAAAAACAAAACAAAGGATCTGGAAATAAGCCAAGAACGAATACTGGGAATAGGGGTTGGAGCCCCAGGGTTTATCGTAGGGGATAAAGGGTACGTTGAGGAAGCTGTAAATATTGGATGGAAAAAAATTGACTTAGGCAATAAGTTAAGTGAAGAATCTCAATTGCCAGTCTTTGTTGAAAATGATGCAAACTTGGCAGCGCTGGGTGAAAATTGGAAGGGATCAGGAAACGAGGCAAGCAATTTTGTAGCCATTACACTAGGGACGGGTGTAGGAGGGGGCATCATAGCAAATGGTCAGCTCCTCAGTGGTGTCAACGGAACCGCTGGTGAAATTGGTCATATAACAGTAAACCCTGATGGATACCCTTGTAATTGTGGGAAAAACGGTTGCTTAGAAACAGTAGCATCTGCGACAGGAATCGCAAGACAAGCAATAAAAGTAATAGAAACAAATCCATCTAGCAATCTGGCAAAGCATTATCATGAACATCGTGATGTAAGTTCAAAGGACGTGTTTGATTTAGCCCGTACTGGGGATCAGGACTGTCAGAGGATTATTGACCGAACTGGAGATGTTCTTGGGCTAGTCCTTTCCAACATTGCTACAATAGTAAATCCGTCAAAAATAGTAATTGGTGGAGGTGTTTCGAAAGCTGGAAAACCACTATTAGATGCAATTAATCAGTCGTTTTGCATTTATGCACTGGAAAGGCTAACCAAGGCATGTTCCATTGAAACGGCGCAGCTTGGTAATGATGCGGGAATCTATGGAGCTGCCTATTTGGTAAAGGAAAGACTAGGGAACAAAAAATAATCTTATTTTAGTATTGTAAATTATTGAAACCTTTTTAATCGATAATCCGTCATATGTGTAGGGGAACCGAATATATATATGGTTTCTAAATTATAAAATGGGGTAATTAAAAAGTTAATAAATAACTGAACAAAATGAAAATTTTTGTTTAGGGGGAAGTCTATATGAATTTTATGCGAACTAAAATTCCATTGTATATAGTGGCTACACTGTTATTTGGATTAAAGACATATATTGTCTATCGTTTTTTCTTCAGTATTGAATTAGACAATTCCATGCAGGAACTAATTTTACTTATTAACCCGTTTATCTCAGCATTTTTGGTGTTTGCGATAAGTGTTTGGTTTAATAAAGAACAACGGCAAATGAAATTTCTACGCTACACAGCATTAATTGGAACAATCATTATTTATTTTAACCTGGTTTTTTACCGCTCATTTACTGATTTTATTACCATTCCACAGTTATTTCAGACAAGTAATATGGGGGATCTAGGCGGCAGTATTCTAACGCTTGTAAAACCTGTTGATCTTTTATTGTTTTTTGATGTCGCAATCATCTGGTATTTTAGTAAAAGGAAACAGGATAAACTGGCGGTCAGTTATCCTAAAAGTGGTAAAGTTTTTGCATTAGCAATGTCATTAATGTTACTTGCAGGAAACTTTTTTCTTGCTGAAATGGAGCGACCTCAGTTATTTACTCGTGCGTTTGACCGCGAATATTTAGTGAAGAATATTGGTCTGTTTAATTATCATATCTATGATTTGGCAGTTCATTCAAAAGTGAAAACGCAGCGTGTTTTTGCGGATGGTAATGAAATACCGGAAATCAGGAAGTTTATTGATAAAGAAATTAAAAGTGACGATAAGTCAAGCATGTTCGGTGTTGCAAAAGATCGAAATGTAATCTTTATTTCTGCAGAATCCATGCAAAACTTTGTCATAAATAAAGAAGTAAATGGGGAAATAATCACGCCGTTTTTAAACAGTCTGGTGAACGATGAAGACACGTATTATTTTGAAAACTTTTATCATCAAACGAAACAAGGAAAGACCTCAGACTCTGAAT
This Virgibacillus phasianinus DNA region includes the following protein-coding sequences:
- a CDS encoding ROK family glucokinase, with the translated sequence MMENVLIGVDIGGTTIKIGFLTEDGLILNKYEIPTNKNNEGMQIIPDLAQSIKNKTKDLEISQERILGIGVGAPGFIVGDKGYVEEAVNIGWKKIDLGNKLSEESQLPVFVENDANLAALGENWKGSGNEASNFVAITLGTGVGGGIIANGQLLSGVNGTAGEIGHITVNPDGYPCNCGKNGCLETVASATGIARQAIKVIETNPSSNLAKHYHEHRDVSSKDVFDLARTGDQDCQRIIDRTGDVLGLVLSNIATIVNPSKIVIGGGVSKAGKPLLDAINQSFCIYALERLTKACSIETAQLGNDAGIYGAAYLVKERLGNKK